The Drosophila sulfurigaster albostrigata strain 15112-1811.04 chromosome 3, ASM2355843v2, whole genome shotgun sequence genomic sequence ttaatgaaattaaggATACGATAAACTGGCGACGCCTGAAGCTGCCTTGGCATAACATGCATAACTACTGATGCTACTTGGTAGTTGAGTTACATGTAATGAAAAAGACTGTCAGACCGTTTTATGATTATGAAAGTGCGCTCCTGAGATACACATTGTagtacacaaaaatatatatgtactgtatgcgtgtatgtgaGAATAGTCTTTTAAGTGCGCCTGCTGGCATATTAATTTGCGATTGCCTTGCAGCAGACACCTGCAAAACTTTTACACCCGAATGCGTAGACAAAGTGCTGACATTACATTACACGTACTCTGGATTCATCTTTGTACCCAAGCCTTCTGACTACCTTCATTAACTTCTGCTTCGTTTTGCTGATTAAATGTGTGTCTGGCAGGGGAGAGCACTCAAGCTGTTCTCGTTGGCCTGGTTATTTGCTTACATTTCGTTGACAGATTCTGAACTTTGGCTGTCAATCGAagcagcagacagacagatagaaaTTTCATTGGATTTCATGCTGGGtctaatttgatttcgatgtatgttgctgctgctgctgctgctactgctgttcaGGCAATTAGAAAATGAGCAGATTAAATGTCGCACAGGGCAAAGCTCATGAACTAAGTAATAAGATGGAATTGGAGGCGGAGAGCAACTCTCATTCAACATGCATCATCAGATCTGAGGGCTGTGTATTGAAAGTTACCTCACAAATTAGCGCGTTGCTGTTTAGAATTAAAGGCAGCAAACCAAAAATGCGCAAATGCGATGCAGTTAATCACAGCAGCAATCGACGTATTGTTGTCATCCCCgtcgtcagcgtcagcgtcatcgtcatcgctgTTGTGCTTCAGCAATTGTGGTTGTCCCTGGGCAAGTGAAGGGCATTGTAAATGTATGTCACCCGTGAGTCGCTTTCATTATGCCAAGTAACAGCGGCGAATTGGAATGGGAACTGCAATTGGAATTGTTCGCTGGCCGCCGAACTGACTGCATCACTGGCATTGGGCATTTGGAGTTCGCTTTTGCGGTTCCACTGGCCCCGTGTGGCGATGAATGAGAAATTTGCAAGGGAATTTGTACGCACGGCTtaattgttgccgttgccgttgccatcgctgttgtcgttgccatgACAATGTCGTGTTTGGCTAGAAGCACAGATTAAATCCATGGTCCAAAGCGTGTACAAAGCGGAAATGCAAAAACTGCACTAAGCTGCCAAATGAACCAGCCTCGTTCAATCCCTTCCCTTTTCTGCCAACTAACGTCCCGCATCAATGACGGCAGCAAAATGGTTGAATGGTGAATGCAGTTTGGcgtaaatttacaatttgctaAATTCGTCGAGTACTCGCACtcgcaaattatttaaatttatgcatttgtcGCTCTTGTCTGATAATGCGACAAATTTATTAGCGAcacatttcaacaattttaagcTGTTATcgcatttataaaaaaaaaaaaacatcaaacaCTCTATACATAAATTACACGTTGCAATACTTTAAACAAACTCAGCTTAAGACTTTGCATCAAACACACATATGAGACAGAACTTCCTGCATGAGGCACTTGAGAGTGCAAATGTCTGGTTTGCTACGCAGAGCTTAACAAAGTGCGAATATTCAAATAGTATTCATACGATGCAGTCAAAGTTGTGCTCCATTTCCGCTGATATAACAATAATCCAGCATAATgaacacatacatattcataacacacactcgcactcacactcacttgGAAAGAGAGCTGTGCGTGTTCTGTTCGTTTGCTTGCATGTGACATAAATCTTGGGAAAATAAATCCAACAAAAAAGGAACATAGTACAGTCGGAGACAGCCAGTAAATAACGCCCAAAAATATGGGCGTGGCAACGCAATCATGAACACCTAGACGCTTACGTTTATAAGCGCAACTGTCGacgatttttgcatttaaatgtgcGTAATTTGCTTTCAAGCAACtgaacgaaaaaaataaaccgaaaACTGTTGCCTACTTTCTGGCGTCAGCCAAGAAAATTGAGTCAACGGATGTGAAACATGTGCGACCCCACAGAGAAATTTGtacaccgacaacaacaacaacaataacaaaagcaaggTGTTGGCAACGGaagcacaaaatgaaaatgataataaCAATGCTGTGGCAGGCTTTTCTTCTGCCTTCTTCGGTTTTTTCTCGCATTCGCCTTTCCCGCgatacaattattgaatatggTGCGATTTGCATGGCAAGTAGTTTATTTCGCTGCGGAAATTCAAACACTGCTAAACGGCGGAAAGCttcaaccacaacaacaaaaagaacgaCAAATGAACGTGGAGCTTCGCTCAGAGTTTAGTTCAATAGTGTGTGAGAGAAGCTGTTGAAAAGCTAAGCACTTAATTAGAAACCATAAAAACCATAGAACGAAAGCAAATGGTGAAGTGCAACAAATGCGGTTTTGCATTTGTAAAGAGCAGATAATAGTTGGAGGTAATTTTAAACTtagcataaattatatatattcatctCCGTTTGTatgatatataaaaatatatgtatattccgacatttatgtttttatactgtttatattataactttgtgaatcgatgaaatacatatacatatttaacatGGAAAAGAACGCATCTCCGACCCTTGTTACCTCTGTCgacgcaaatcaaaaaatttggtatatttagtactaaatgttatattttaaatatagagcTATTtcgatataataaatatagccttcggtatatttattaatattgaatgAGCACACTAAAcatgttttaaattatattaccTTATGGTAAAAAAGGATTTGTtgatatgttttattattttcctttGATATTCCCAGGCTGAGAGCAAAGTGTGTGAAGTTAATtgcgaataaataaatatgaaagtggcgtttcttatttttaatgtaagtGAATAATGAACTCTTTTGAACTCGTTTCTGGTGTCAGTGTTTGGATGCACGTTTGGAtattttcgttcattttttatCTGCCCTTGTATCAATAATCGTATTTCGTAactacaattttgttttttttttttttttttggtgaggCATTAAAAGTGCTTTTCACAAAAGCGCATTTTCCAAGCGGcgcattattaaatttccagTGCAATTTTTTAACCACACACAAGCTTTTTAACTAGACTCTTGCCCTTTCTGGTGCCGTAGCCTCAGCGGCTGATAAAAGGACTGAGTGCAGCTTCATTCAACATTAATTACGCTCGTGGTTTTcgattcaattgatttttttccTCTGCGGCTAGttgatttcttgtttttccctctctctctttttttattattattttgccgATTGTTCTTCTTGAAGCCGAAGCACATTTAAATCACTGCCATTGGCTCCGATCACAAGTGGTGAGAGAGGATGCCTGTTGGGCGTCCATCATAGACGTCACTATTGGGTTGGCTGACCGCAGCTGCTGTGTGGAGTAAAAAAAGCAGCGTCAGCTTCAATGAATAGTAATCCACTCGGCTGCCAGCTGCAGCGGttgcttcaattcaattgaataatttgttgtgcatgctgtggctgtgtgtgtgtgtgtatgtgtgtattcgtattgagtgtatgtgtgcatttTATATGCTCTCaacttttgattattttttcgCTAACTgcttcaaaatttttaataaaattgccaTTTTTGTTGAACTGCTGCAAATTATCACCTGGATTTTATTTTGCGCATTGTTTTCGCCATTTGTTAGCCCAAAGTTATTTGACACctcaagttgttttttttttcctgaCATTCCACACAAATAAATCATATGTGGCAGCAGGTTATTGCGCAATTTAAATAGGccaatattcatatttaaattatgacgtgcataaattataaaatttaatataaaatattgaatttgttttcgaaaaatgaCAGACATCACAACAATTCACATTATTTGAGCAGTTGCATTTAAGTTAtctgtgaaaatattttcgaagACAGTTGGCTTTGATAAATTTGTACACAAACATTCAATCCCTAAATCAACTCACgaagaaacatttaaaatacagtgcaaatagttttaaatttccgcaaaattaaacacaatttacatttacatcactattacaaataataacaataaaaagagCAAGATGAGTGTCGATACATTGTGCAAGATTTGGGCACTTAAGTTAGTTACCTTTCAAGCGGATATTTCTTCTCTGCTCAAGAAGTCCAAGAGGTTGGCAGAGCAACTGAATAATACGACTATCAACATGGAGAACAGTCAGTCGCTGACCCAAGATAAACTTCGGTTGCATGAATTGATGGTTCACCTGACTGAAGAGTTGCAGCGGCACCGCGATGAAGCCAGTGCAAAAAAGCGTTTGCACGAATGGCAAAAGTCTCTGGACAGAATGCGTGCCAAGATCCGAAAGATATCCCACACTCTGGGTGAAGTTGGCCTCGTAGATATGGCGGCAATTGATAAGCTGTGCGATACCGAGGATTACTCACAACCACACTATGAAGTGCTCAGCCAAGAGTTGCAACGTTGCGAGGCGCTTCGTCATGACAATCTTTCGATACTCATTGATCGTGTGTGGTCACAAATCTATCTGTGGTTCAACATGACATTGCAGCATTCAGACATGAAGCATTGCAAACAGGATTGCGCGTCTGTCGAGCTGTTGGAGCTGCTGGAGCAGAAAGTAATTGACCTTCAGGCATTCTACCACGACCACAGCGACATCTTTCAGCTGTACTCGAAGCGTGATGAGTTGTGGACACGCATGGCCGAGCTGGATCATTTAGCTGGTGAGCCAGCTCGATATCGCAATCGTGGTGGGCAATTACTTCGCGAGGAGAAAGAACGTAACTATATTCAGAGCAAATTGCCCGAGATTGAGGCCAAACTCGGTGAACTTGTGCGACACTTTGAAGAGTCCGAGGGTCGACAATTTACGGTATTCAACGTGGAgataattcataaaataacCATGGATTGGGAGGAATATAATCTGACAAAAACGAATGAAACACAACGACGCAAGCAATCCATGTTTCAGACTACAACGCCAAGACTCACACGAGGCTCTTCCACCACATCCAGTCTTGCATCGAATGGAAAGACGCCACAGCGCGCCAAATCTGGAAAGCTCTTAGCAAGAGGATTGTCTTCAAATTGCTCCACATCATCCAGTCTTCTGTCGGATCGAAAGCCGCCACAGCGCAATAAGTGTGGATAACTCTTAGCAAGAGGATTCTCTTCAATTGGCTCCAGCTGAATACaatcaatttattatcatttgcatttatctaGTTGAacgcaaaagaaaattataaaaaacaaataaaaatgaaataaattcaatattattgtacaagttaatgtattttaaaaacgTATGCAAAAACATTCTCTCATTGGTTTCCTTTACATTTTCTACACCATTGCAAatcatatttttgtaatgaGACCGCCATTGTGCATTTTCGACTAATTAACGGCATTCTCCTTTCTACTTGTAAGCAGCTTAGACTATGCGCAACTGTGGAAACAAAAGACTGTTCGAATAATTGCTAATGCATTTGATGCATGCTTCTTATTACTTTCATTTATTAGAGGTTCCCAatttaatagatttttttatatgaatttaattttgaaattttctttaaccggttatattatattttgtctAAGTGTTGATAGACTTGCGCAtcgtaaatttcaatttaatttaaattatttttgcaaaagaggatttaaatttcaagtcgtttaaaatcaatttttaaactACATTTTTCCTGTGTTTTGTTAGTTCTTagtgaattttctttttcaatttttcaataattttttcatttgcaatgtAGTAGATTTTTTTTCAAACAAGAGATATTcgatttaaaatgaaatgctttatAAGTATTTATCTTACTATTGTGAAGTCTTCCTCGTAGTGAATTTATACGTAAACTCTACTAACCAAGCACAGCCTAAGCTGCCAGTCAACTCGGTCGGCATTTTGACAGGCATTTGGCCAATTTCAGTGTACGCCAATAATCCAGACAAACTCGGCTTAATTACTTACAAGCAAATTgaagccataaataaataaaatgcggCAAATGCGCAGCGCTGAAAACGAGAACTTCAACACTCCGATCAATGTAAAAACTGAGCAGACTCaatgactgaatgaatgagtgaatgaatgaatgaatgaatgcgtGGCGGAACTTAATGCTCATATTGATAACATAAGCTGCATGATTTACGGGCTGGGTAAATTTCTAGAGCGTGGCACAGGCAAGGAAGAAAGGATGGTAGGAGGGAGGTCACTCAATCAGCACTCACAGAGTGTAAGACTTAAGTCTTATCGATTTGACTTTTGATTGATACACAAGTTGCTATTGGGATTTCTGGCCAAAAAGAAGCAAAGAGTAGAGAGTAGAGAGTAGAGAAGGAAGAAACAAGCACACGCGTTGTCAGGTTGGTTATTTGATTAGGTCGCCGCATAAATCCCCCTGTAAATGAAGTTAGAAAGCTGACGATTCTGGCTGCGGgtatcaattttaataaattcgcACATGGCCTGCCATTAATTTCAGttaatttgccatttttcaTGTCTGCCACACGACATTTGGCACAAGGTTCAACTGCAAGGGATATCGGAAAGGAAGATGGAGAAGGGAGACGGAGTAGGGGACTGGAATTGCCTACAGTTACCTTTTGCATACGGCAGCCGTACATCAATGACACACAAGCCCCCGTACAGACAGAGAGACCGTAAATATTCTCGGTAGGCAGCCAATATGTTTACACGCACACGATTTCAGCGCCTGAGCGGTTTTCCGCATCCATACTTGGGCTCCGTCCGGGTCGCTGCGAGCTTGTGGCTCgcaccctctctctctctctctctcgctcgctcgatGGATCATAAATTCTGCGACTCCGTCGTAATTCTTTAGCTAGTGTTTGGGAGCGGAGGAAAGGGCGAAAGCTACAAGTTATTCGCTTTATTGGCGCTTTGCTCAAGCGATTTCGCTAATAGttggcaaaaagttttgctgcAGATAGATATGGAAATGGAGATGGAAGACACAAGTTCAAACTTCCGTTCAGCTAAATATTGGAATTgtcaaaacttttgccaaaagCAACTTCAATATGCAACACAATGAAAACTTCAAAACTTGCGCAAATAATTCAGATTTATCAAGGTAATTATTAAAGCATCTATGCAGACCAAACATTAATAGTAAATggtttaataattcaaattagtAAAACGTCTCTATTTGAGTTGCTGTTCGATTTGTTTGTATCtcgttttttttcgttttgtaaaTTCATATGCTGTTAATGAACTTGGGAAGAAGAAAATGCGGCTCGAGTAGTTGGAATATTTGCGTTGAAGGTGCTCGAAacacatttgaaattaattaaaaagctgTCAAGAGCAGATGGAGGCGTTCACAACTACCATGCTGCCTGTCGGAGTGGAGTTTTATGCTCTGCATGGAGTTCAACTCGAATTGGGGGAGTTCGTGTTCATGTGTTGAAGCCATAGCAAATTACacgtattacgtatacgcggcgcattacgtatacgcattgTGTGGTAGCAAAAGAAAAGGCAGGCGCCGGAAATTACCAGGTGAGTCAAcatcttttcatttttttttgttgtagagCGTTCGCTTGCTCGCACTCTTCACCTTTTTATGTTGCAGTTCCTTTATCAAGGAAACCTTTTAAAACGCATAATAACGAAAATTTGAAAGAGATAAAAGACGTACGTGGGCCGGCAACGGAAATGATTATATCTCCTTGGCATGGcccaagcacaagcacaagcaccGAATTGGAGTTTGAGAGCAGGTGacgcagcagctgaagcacgAAATGGAGGCTGGCCATTGTTGGCAACGTTGTTGTCATTGCGGCGGCCATTGTTCCATTGCCATTTCCagtgcaattttcatttggccGTTGTCCTTCACTTGCCGCCGTTATCAGTGACAAACGGCCAGGTCGTAAACCGAGAAAGCGAACCGCCGTAGAAATCAAGCAACACGAGcgcaatttacatatttaaaattcaaataaagtcATTTGCATGCAGACACAATGAGCAGACCAAATGGTCCAACAACGGTGTCCACCAGCGTCGCAAGCTGTCGCAACATATGCGACTATTCTCTACCTGCTGACCTTTGGCCGTCTGTTATTTCTGCTTTTTTCTACATTTGTCATCATTAGTCCCCAAGCCTCGCCTAGGCACGAAACAACAGTTGaatcctcctcctcctacAGACTGTATGTAAAACATGCGAATGAATATTCcgaaatgtaaacaaataaactgaaaattaTCAGAGTGACATAAATCACATAGCACTTTGACCTTTggaaaatatacagaaatcGGAATGAATGATGTAAGCAAACTGATAAAAGAGCTAAACATGAAAAAGCAATAAAGGAAGTCAACATTTTGCATCTCTGTCTAATAGacacattttccatttgattttgattttggaatttgaataattgccatgacaaatattgattttatgctTTTAAATATAGACAATCAGAAATACACGCATATACACACGcgcaaaaaaatgaacaagTTATTTTctgatttaaataattgagtTGGATTTGTGCAAACTCATTTCGTTGATTTCTCTGACACATTACTGTCGCTGAAGGgacatttgaaatgatttattaGCGACTCGGTTAGCGGCTCGAACTGACTCCATTGAGATTTTGCAGCATATTTTGCGgccatttttcatttgaagtTCATGCGCATCCAGCAGTGTGTTCTCTTTTGGCCCGCATGACAACACGCTAAAGCAAAGGCTTTCTGACAATTTTTCGGTTGgcatgtaaatattatttttctactTTATCCTACACTCTGACTCACTTCGCTTGCTGCTATGGTGTCGGTCTCTGTGGCCATGtcaaaaaagtttttcacacacacacacacataattataacaaagggcaacaacacacacgcacacacttggGCTTGGGCCTGTTTATTCAATCAACAACGGGCAAGTTGATAAGAGTGTGGAACAGGAAAAGCAACaggaacgggaacgggaacaGGAACATATCCAGGACCACAATGTCACAATGCAAAGGCACATGACAGACGCAAGATGACAGTTGCCATGTTGAAAAATGTCACAACTACACCTATgagtgtctctctctctctgcgagtgtgtttgtgcgagtgtgtgcgggTTTGAGTTTTTCTACCATTTGTGGCAGGTGGTGGCTTGTCAGAGTTCCCGAAAGTTTTTCTGCTATTTAAATCATGTCAGTTTATCTAAGCAACACCTACCAATCCAAGCACGGCAACAGTTGCCACACCTCTGCCAGCCACGCCTCCACACACCGCCCATATCAcagatatagtatatatagagcATAGAGGCAACCATTTTAGTGTTTGTGGCCACAACACTGACTCGCTGTTCTTGGCATCTTGTCAAGTTTGCCGTCAGACGGCtaaaaacattttcagttCCTCATGTTTTCCTTTCTTgtcctttttattatttgttattgttcttctAGTTGTTGGTTTTTCGGCGCTGCCTCACTTGCAATTTCCATTGCGTGTGGTGTGACCATAAAACATTTTCCCTTGCAACTTTTCTTAGCTTGTCTCTCTTTTTTGAGTGAGAgtttccattttatttcacaGTTGGCcatttttggattttgtttttgtgttgaatatttataatcttCACTGTACCggcatttgtttataattgttgtcTAAACTTTATATATGAGTCCAgagctctctttctctgccaCAAAAAGTTAACTCAGTTGGAATGCCCAACTACCTGCACTCAACTGGAGtacaaagaaaattaaaaatgaaatactttttgtcaaattataaataaatgacgAACAAGTTCATATTTCGACATTGTAgtcaattattttcatttaaacaaTACCGAATATTGTATGGAAAAGGGCTGGAAAATAATTGGCAGAGGTTTCCACAAATTGATAAATGCAATGCCAGTGACCAACAATTACTAATTAAAGTGATGCAGTTAATTACTCAGTTCTCACTGATGTCCTTTGTAGAATACGATTGCAGCAACTCACaacattttgctgctgtttgttaaattaatttcaaagttGTCACagtaattaaacaataaatatggCCAtgttaaattgtgtaaataaaaacgCAAACTTACAAAAGTGtcaacagaacagaaaaccGACAGGGATGTTggagagagaaatagagagagagcgagataaaGAGAAACAAGTTGCGTGTGTCGTGTGACATATGAGGGAAGTCTCATGCCCAAtcgcatttaaaattaattatacgccgagtgttgcagcagcagcagtagcagcaacagctttgCGTCATTCACTTAAGCGCTCATTTAGTGACCCAGCAGAAGAAGAGACGACGCCACTCGTATCTAATTAATGTGCGCTGGGAGTTCATTTGCTCTTCTAAAGTATTATTACGACtagattaaaatttattgtagAACAACAACTGTCCTTGAATCACTTGGTTTATGGATATGCTTTGAGGCATGCAGAAATCAACTAAACAGATTCGCTTTGCTTGCGTTCTCattaattggtttatttatgttgatttAAACATTTCCTCATGCTGACTGCAAAGACTTGACTAAATGCATTAAAGGATTTGTCGACTCTTTGGTCAACTATGCagaataattaaatgatataCAAACAATTGCAGAACTCAGTTGCACAGCAAGTTGTAAACATCATATTGTCTCTTCGCAAATAAGTTAAGTTTATGACAAATAGCAACTGCAATAAGGCAAATTGTATGCTTTGcttcaagttatttaattaaacagtaaataaatatacaaattttgagaAGCTTCTGACAATTTTGAGCTtaacatattttcatattttaatgttgtttcattcacaatatatttttcagcgtaaatttaaaattattggaaatattttcttaGAATTGTGTAAGATGCTTCCGACTTGATTTGCAGTTGAGATACTAATCCGAAAGCTTTTCTAAAACATCGAGCAAATATGAATTCATTCCATAAATATGCCCATTGTTCTAGATTGTGAAAATCACACAGCATGCATGAATCGatatgctatatttttttgtcgtcTTTTGTAAAGTGACCCTACTAGGAAATTGAAAGCGTATCGAAAACTCAGCCACGCGGTCAATGTGGCAAACAGCGCAAACAAAAGTTTacgatttttttgtttttttggctgctgttgtttttgtgtttttggggccataaaatagaaattagtTGCAATTGGAGtttgcgttttgcttttggtttttcggttttgttgCGGTTAGTTTTGCTCTGACCATCGTCATgtagttgcagctgctgctccccTCACAGTTCTCTCCGCTCCCTCTAGTTCAGCATTTTGCTTCCGGTTTGGCTTGACAGAGGTCAAACTATTTGGTTGCGTACAAACTGAAATTTCGCACActaatttacaattgtttcCAACGTATCGACAACGTTTGTTCTTAAAGTTGAACTAGCCAAAGGAACATACATATCATACATTATATTTGTTCCGGAAATGCGTGTTAATCGAACGGAAATGACAACAAAgtgtatttcaaatttaattttgaatacaacTCATTTTATTGATGTTCAccataattacattttttttgttgtaattccAATTTAGATGgtcaaatgtaaatttgattGAGCTTTAAGtagaatttgcatttgtttcgATAATTGATTGGGATTCAATGAGGCAAACATTTCGATTTAGGCTaattatcaaaattgaaagcaattttaggcgaaacaatttgttgtgccCATTGATGACCACTGATGGTCGTTACAGTCTAATCGAATGATCTAGTTAGCccaaatattacgtatacgcacagtTGTATCAGCATTTTCTATCTATGttaaatgctttaattataCAAGCGTACAAGAGAGTCAGTGCTtgcaataaatcaataaataaccTATGATTGTTTTGATGAGCAGCCTAAAAAAAAGAGGCTTTGTTgaccacaaaataaataggTCGCTATTGGATAATCCATAAAGccaaacaaatatgtattttttacgCCATGCCAAATTGACACaatcaacaaatcaaaaagcGCGTCTATCAATACAACAATTAcgtcatacatatattttcatgtatatatttatatttatgccaaaaaaacgaagacaatatatttttatttgcaatttcaattgctttttttGACTTGTCCTGATTTGTGGGACACATTTTTGTCACTCTCCAAAAAAACGAGAACGGCATATGCACATTTAACATTTGGGGTATCCGctctcttatttttattggcaatattcatatagtacatatacgcatatatatgtattgcaGCATGTGACGTGTTTTcggtctttttttttgcactgtGTATATGACCTGACAACTGTGCGGTGATGGCCTCGCTTGGTTATTGCAATTAGTGAtatcatttttcatttgatacTCTGCAATCAATTTGATACGGGTGCGTTGCTGcaaaagtttatattttaattttaaaataaatactataatagaTTGTCGAGTTGTGTTCTTTTCGAGTTTCtagaattaaaatttttttaatttcattttatttagaatttgtttttattacagCGTATCCATTAGTCATTCTTTCATgacaaaacttttatttatttgaatgtaTTTCTGCGTTATTTCAGTAATTTTCAAACTCgataaattgattttcatatgCATTAATTGCCCCCATTTATTTATGagcacaaaaatgtttaaacatatattttgtatacgtATGTGTAATATTCTTTTTGCCAAATGCCAATTGAATAGTTTGAGGAAATTAAAGAGCGTTATAAAGTTTcgatataatatatgtataaaccACCCACAGATTATTTATGAAGTGTATAACCAATCAA encodes the following:
- the LOC133840051 gene encoding protein regulator of cytokinesis 1-like; translation: MSVDTLCKIWALKLVTFQADISSLLKKSKRLAEQLNNTTINMENSQSLTQDKLRLHELMVHLTEELQRHRDEASAKKRLHEWQKSLDRMRAKIRKISHTLGEVGLVDMAAIDKLCDTEDYSQPHYEVLSQELQRCEALRHDNLSILIDRVWSQIYLWFNMTLQHSDMKHCKQDCASVELLELLEQKVIDLQAFYHDHSDIFQLYSKRDELWTRMAELDHLAGEPARYRNRGGQLLREEKERNYIQSKLPEIEAKLGELVRHFEESEGRQFTVFNVEIIHKITMDWEEYNLTKTNETQRRKQSMFQTTTPRLTRGSSTTSSLASNGKTPQRAKSGKLLARGLSSNCSTSSSLLSDRKPPQRNKCG